CCTCGCGAACGAGTCGAGTTCGGTTCTCGAAACTGCCGCCGTACTCGTCTGTCCGGTCGTTCGTCACCGGCGAGAGGAACTCGTGGAGCAAGTAGCCGTGTGCTGCGTGGACTTCGGCGATCTCGAAGCCAGCCTCGAGCGAGCGCTCGGCGGCGTCGCGGTAGGCGTCGATCACCGCCTGAATATCGCGCTCGTCGGCCCGTTTCATTTCGGGCCGGTCGCCATCGAACGGCGGATAGGCAGCAGGAGACGGGGACAGAACCTCCCAGCCGCCCTCGTCGGGCGAAAGCGGTGTGTTTCCGTCCCAGGGCTTTCGCTTGCTCGCTTTGTGACCCGCGTGTGCGAGTTGGATCGCTGGAACCCCGCCCTGGTCGCGGATGAACTCAGTGATCGGCTCGAGTGCTGTTGCGTGTTCGTCACTCCAGATGCCGAGATCGCCGGGCGTGATCCGACCGCGCGGTTCGACGGCCGTCGCCTCGGTCATGACGATACCGGCACCACCGACGGCCCGACTCCCGAGATGGACGCGATGCCACTCTGTCGGCAGTCCATCATCCTCACAGGAGTATTGACACATCGGCGAGACGGCGAGTCGATTCGGTAACTCGAGATCACGCAGCGACAGGTCGGAAAACAGCGCAGGCATAGTCACTCGTGTGTAGCCACGGACGTCGCAAAACGCCCGCGGACGGCGACGGCTTTGCCGGCTTGAGTCACGGTGGCGCGTCTCTCACCCGCCAGCGAATCCGCTATGGCTTACCCGCTCGAGGAGTCACCTCAGGTATGCCCGCGATCACACCGCTTCGAGCGCGCGTCGAGTCGACCGCGCCCGTCTTCGGCATGATTCACCTGCCGGCCCTGCCCGGCGCACCCGCGTTCAACGGCGACCGAACCGCCATCCGAGAGCGTGCACTCACAGACGCCCGCCGACTCGAGGCTGGCGGCGTCGACGCAGTGATCCTCGAGAACTTCGGCGACGCACCCTTTTATCCCGAGTCGGTTCCGGCACACGTCGTCGCGGAGATGACCACGGTCGCAGCGGCTGTGGCAGACACTGTCGACGTTCCACTGGGGCTTAACGTGCTCCGAAACGACGCCGCAGCCGCGCTGTCGGTCGCCGCCGCAGTCGGGGCAGACTGCATCCGCGTCAACGTCCACGTCGGCACCGCCGCGACCGACCAGGGCATTCTCGAGGGCCGGGCTCACGAGACCCTGCGACTGCGTGAGCGACTCGCCGCCGACGTTGCGATTCTCGCGGACGTCCATGTCAAACACGCCACCCCGATTGGTGAGACGAGCCTCGAGCACGCAGCCCTCGAAACCGTCGACCGCGGCCGCGCCGACGGCGTTATCGTCTCGGGACCAGGGACAGGAGAGGAAACGCCGCTCGACGACCTCGAGCGCGTCGCCAGCGCACTCGAGGACGCCCCTGTCCTCGTCGGCAGCGGCGTCACGCCCGACACCGTCGGCGACTGTCTCGAGGCAGGCGCAGACGGCGTGATCGTTGGCACCGCGCTCAAAGACGGCGGCGAGACGACGAACCCGGTCTCACAGGAGCGTGTCGACGCAGTCGTAACGGCTGCTCGAGAGAGCGACTCGAGCAGTGACTGAGTTGATTCAGACGCCGAGCATCAACGGGCCGATCAGCACACCCATTAGATGCACGCGGCGTGCGCGCAATCGAACCGGAACCATGCCAATTGCGGCTGCGACGGCGAAGATTGCGATCCCGATGACGCCGGTGAACAGATACGAAAGGATACACAACAGTGTCAGGACGACAGCCGAGATTTTCCAGTAGGTGAGTTGCCCCACGATCTCGAGATAGGTGTCGCCGACGACGATGACGAGGACAAACCCGAGCACGCCGGCAACGAGGACAGTTCCGATCAGAATCGGCAACTCGAGGGGTGCGTTGGCGTTTTCGAAGGCGACCATTACGCCGGTTCGGGGCTGGCCGATAGCGACGAGTGCGAACAGGGCAAAAATCATGTTCGACGTATCAACGCCACTGGTTGCGACAATGTAGCCACGATCACCAGCGCCGCCGGGGACGAATACGAGGACAACGACGGCGGCAATCGCAGCGGAAATACCGGGAATGTAGCCGACGACGGCACCAGCGAGCGCGCCAGCAACGGCAGTCAGCCCGACGAGTCGACTGGAAATCTCGAGTGTCTCCTCATCCTGTCGTGGAATGCCACTCCCGAAGATGGCGTCGATCAACACGGGTGCGCCAAAGAGACCGGCAAACAGCGGGGCAAGCGTTCCACCAGCCGTCAGCGGTGCTTCCGGTGAGAGATCAAGGGTGAGCGCTCCGAGACCGGCAGCCAGCGAAAACGAGAGCATCGCAGCCGCCTTCGTTCGCCACGTTCGCTCCGAGGCGACGAGCGCAACGACGACCATCGCCAGCACGAGCGAGAGGTTATCCCGTATCGTCGGATACACCGCCGTCACCGCCTCGGTCACTGGAATCGCAAGCGGCACTGCTGCGAGCACGGCCAGCAGGCTCCCAAGCGCCGACAGCCGAATCGCCTCGTAGCCCCGGCCCTCGAGTACCATCCGATGACCGGGCAATGCAGTCACTGCCATCTCAGCATCGGGGACACCAAGCGCCATCGCGGGAACGGCGTTCAGAAAGGTGTGGACGACACCAGCCGCAAGCATCGCACAGCCGACGAACAGCGGCGAGCCGGGAACTGCAGGTGCGAAGCCGGCCAGCAACAGTGCGAAATTGTTCGCGTGCAGCCCCGGTACGAGCCCACTCAGCGTACCGAGTGTCGCCCCTGCCAGAATCCACGCCAGCAACTGCAGCGACAGCGCCGGATCAGCAACGAACTCGAGGGGGCCGATGGCCATCGGACGGTTTGGCCGCCTATTCGTACTTAAACCCGCGCTCGAGTGAGCAGGTGCTGGCGCTGGAATGTGCGGTGGCGGTCGCGTCGCTCGGGGAGTTGCTGCCGAAAGAAAATGTGAGTGCTAACTCGTCGCGTCTCGCGTTGAGACCGACTTAGCCGAAGAGTTCGCCGAGGCCCTCGCCACCGGCTTCCTCGTCTTCGTCGTCATCGTCATCGTCGTCCGTCGTGTCAGGGACGTCGCTGGTTTCTTCGTCGTCATCGTCACCGTCGTCAGCAGCAGCGCCGCCTGCAGCGGCTGCGCCGCCTGCGGCTGCAGCAGGTGCAGCAGCGGCCTCGGACACTGCTTCCTCGATGTCAACGTCCTCGAGGGCAGCGACGAGCGCTTTGACGCGGGATTCTTCGACGTCGACGCCAGCAGCGTCGAGCACGTCGGTGAGGTTGTCTTCGTTGATCTCTTCGTCCGCTTCGTTCAGGATGAGTGCAGCGTAAACGTATTCCATTGTTGTAGTCTGTGTTGATTATCCGAACATCGCGCCGAGGCCTTCTGCGCCGTCGTCGTCGTCTTCATCGTCGTCGTCGACGTCAGCGTCGTCGGCCGCAGCATCGTCCTGGTCATCTGCCGATTCGTCATCGTCACTCTCGCCGTCGTCGGCTGCCGGCTGGGCCGGTGCCTCGACACCCTGCAGTTCCTCAGGCAGGGCCTCCTCGTCGTCGATCTGGGCCGCAAGCGCACGCAGCTGTGCGTCGGCCTTGCTGACGAGGTCTGGCATGAGTGCTTCGTCCTCGATGGCGGCCTGCAGGCCGAGGCTCTTGGCCTCGCCTGTGGCCTTCGCGATGAGCGTTGGGACCGTCGTCGCGGTTGGGAAGTTCGCATTGACTGCGAGGTTCTGTGCGCGAGCGGCGGCCGTCTGCACGTCGCTCTCGTAGGCCTCGATGTCGATATCGAGGTCTTCGGGGTCGAAGAGCACGCCCTCGGCAATGACTGCACGAAGGTCAAGCCCAACTTCCTTGGGCTCGATGCCGAGTTCGTTGAGGACGTTCGACAGGTCTGCGGAAACCTCCTCGCCGGCCTCTAAGACCGTCGAGTCTTCCATGACCTGAATCGAGCCCTCCTCGATGCGTGCGTTCGCGCCAATGCTCTGGAGTTCGCCAACGAACGGTCCGGGATCGACACCCGTGTCACCCTCAGGGATGACAATATCGTTCGGGGCGACCTCGCCCTCGTTGATCGGCGCAGGCGTTTTCGACGCCTCGAGTTCCTTGTAGAGTGCGAACGGGTTGTTGTTCGTGCCGATAATACCGAC
The Natronolimnobius baerhuensis DNA segment above includes these coding regions:
- a CDS encoding tripartite tricarboxylate transporter permease, with amino-acid sequence MAIGPLEFVADPALSLQLLAWILAGATLGTLSGLVPGLHANNFALLLAGFAPAVPGSPLFVGCAMLAAGVVHTFLNAVPAMALGVPDAEMAVTALPGHRMVLEGRGYEAIRLSALGSLLAVLAAVPLAIPVTEAVTAVYPTIRDNLSLVLAMVVVALVASERTWRTKAAAMLSFSLAAGLGALTLDLSPEAPLTAGGTLAPLFAGLFGAPVLIDAIFGSGIPRQDEETLEISSRLVGLTAVAGALAGAVVGYIPGISAAIAAVVVLVFVPGGAGDRGYIVATSGVDTSNMIFALFALVAIGQPRTGVMVAFENANAPLELPILIGTVLVAGVLGFVLVIVVGDTYLEIVGQLTYWKISAVVLTLLCILSYLFTGVIGIAIFAVAAAIGMVPVRLRARRVHLMGVLIGPLMLGV
- the rpl12p gene encoding 50S ribosomal protein P1 → MEYVYAALILNEADEEINEDNLTDVLDAAGVDVEESRVKALVAALEDVDIEEAVSEAAAAPAAAAGGAAAAGGAAADDGDDDDEETSDVPDTTDDDDDDDEDEEAGGEGLGELFG
- a CDS encoding NADH:flavin oxidoreductase/NADH oxidase, translated to MPALFSDLSLRDLELPNRLAVSPMCQYSCEDDGLPTEWHRVHLGSRAVGGAGIVMTEATAVEPRGRITPGDLGIWSDEHATALEPITEFIRDQGGVPAIQLAHAGHKASKRKPWDGNTPLSPDEGGWEVLSPSPAAYPPFDGDRPEMKRADERDIQAVIDAYRDAAERSLEAGFEIAEVHAAHGYLLHEFLSPVTNDRTDEYGGSFENRTRLVREVTAAVREVWPDEKPVFVRISGTDWLESRESWDLEQSVRLADSLAELGADLIDVSSGGIHPDQQVEGGPNFQVPLAEAIRDGTDIAVGAVGGVTEPEQADALVQNERADLVLVGREFLRDPYFGLRAAGECTDDEASAWPVQYRRAVR
- a CDS encoding 50S ribosomal protein L10, with the translated sequence MSAQAERKTENLPQWKQAEVDDLKALIDSYESVGIVGIAGIPSKQLQDMRRDLHGSAELRVSRNTLQVRALESAGLGDLVEQVEGQVGIIGTNNNPFALYKELEASKTPAPINEGEVAPNDIVIPEGDTGVDPGPFVGELQSIGANARIEEGSIQVMEDSTVLEAGEEVSADLSNVLNELGIEPKEVGLDLRAVIAEGVLFDPEDLDIDIEAYESDVQTAAARAQNLAVNANFPTATTVPTLIAKATGEAKSLGLQAAIEDEALMPDLVSKADAQLRALAAQIDDEEALPEELQGVEAPAQPAADDGESDDDESADDQDDAAADDADVDDDDEDDDDGAEGLGAMFG
- a CDS encoding BtpA/SgcQ family protein, encoding MPAITPLRARVESTAPVFGMIHLPALPGAPAFNGDRTAIRERALTDARRLEAGGVDAVILENFGDAPFYPESVPAHVVAEMTTVAAAVADTVDVPLGLNVLRNDAAAALSVAAAVGADCIRVNVHVGTAATDQGILEGRAHETLRLRERLAADVAILADVHVKHATPIGETSLEHAALETVDRGRADGVIVSGPGTGEETPLDDLERVASALEDAPVLVGSGVTPDTVGDCLEAGADGVIVGTALKDGGETTNPVSQERVDAVVTAARESDSSSD